From Haemorhous mexicanus isolate bHaeMex1 chromosome 2, bHaeMex1.pri, whole genome shotgun sequence, the proteins below share one genomic window:
- the AMER2 gene encoding APC membrane recruitment protein 2 isoform X1 has translation MDSHCDCVEPPAAEQPSGRINKTAFKLFRRRKSGGTMPSIFGVRSRGGEGKGAGKPGMVRSRTHDGLADAVLESSKKEEPGGGDAPSREAQERPAGSLGGTAGSAVAKSHSFFSLLRKNGRQAEGAEPRAGGRQKKGLKGIFSSMRWHRKDKNGKEERGETSDIPSGLIMPGSLTASLECIKEETPKPLSESPSGAGDAGPEPPREKRSGEAPAAAEEPQAGGAEPRASSPPPREEPPAAVRPPEELSRQRPEPAAGEVGTAKDAAITGCGDIIADHEEDVGGGSGVCEKSTPGPSKLGATKKHPTMVAYQGGGEEMASPDQVDDTCLQEFWDMLSQTDETKTQGGGSGGGTKKPEGLKEARGTEGAQNRVVVKRGGLHQIAIHPNHKEEQKSREKEQHEGVPNSDEGYWDSTTPGPEEDSSTSIQKETLPRDSYSGDALYDLYAEPDENPPAGPTHEEVPSVPRSKPVSPITTVSSLKTPSSAAKDSKIPISIKHLSSSHPASHGADASNSHHVAHHHLAKSEMHRTKIPVSKVLVRRVSNRGAAGSVTGTTVKTATYQDSAKK, from the exons ATGGACTCGCACTGCGACTGTGTCGAGCCCCCGGCCGCCGAGCAGCCGTCGGGGAGGATTAACAAAACCGCTTTCAAGCTTTTCAGGAGGAGGAAGTCCGGGGGAACCATGCCGAGCATCTTCGGGGTGCggagcagaggaggggagggtAAGGGCGCCGGCAAGCCGGGGATGGTGAGGAGCCGGACGCACGACGGCTTGGCCGACGCcgtgctggagagcagcaagaAGGAGGAACCGGGCGGCGGCGACGCGCCGAGCCGCGAGGCGCAGGAGCGGCCGGCCGGCAGCCTCGGCGGCACCGCCGGCAGCGCGGTGGCCAAGTCGCACAGCTTCTTCTCGCTGCTGAGGAAGAACGGCAGGCAGGCGGAGGGCGCGGAGCCGCGGGCCGGCGGCAGACAAAAGAAGGGACTGAAGGGGATCTTCAGCAGCATGCGGTGgcacagaaaggacaaaaacggcaaggaggagaggggggaaaCCTCGGACATCCCGTCCGGCCTTATCATGCCGGGGTCCCTGACCGCCAGCCTGGAGTGCATCAAGGAGGAGACACCGAAACCTTTGTCTGAGAGCCCGAGCGGCGCGGGAGACGCCGGGCCGGAGCCGCCGCGGGAGAAGCGCAGCGGCGAGGCGCCCGCCGCGGCCGAGGAGCCCCAAGCGGGCGGCGCGGAGCCGCGGGCCAGCAGCCCCCCGCCCCGGGAGGAGCCGCCCGCCGCCGTGCGGCCACCCGAGGAGCTCAGCCGCCAGCGACCGGAGCCGGCCGCCGGAGAGGTTGGGACTGCGAAGGATGCGGCGATAACAG GCTGCGGAGATATTATTGCGGACCATGAGGAGGATGTGGGCGGCGGGAGTGGCGTCTGCGAGAAGAGCACCCCCGGGCCCAGCAAGCTGGGTGCCACCAAGAAGCACCCCACCATGGTGGCCTaccagggaggaggggaggagatgGCCAGCCCCGACCAGGTGGATGACACCTGCCTGCAGGAGTTCTGGGATATGCTGTCACAGACAGACGAGACTAAGACGCAAGGAGGAGGAAGCGGAGGAGGGACAAAGAAGCCCGAGGGGTTGAAGGAAGCCCGAGGTACCGAGGGGGCCCAGAATAGGGTGGTGGTGAAACGTGGTGGCCTCCACCAGATTGCCATTCACCCGAACCACAAAGAGGAGcagaagagcagggaaaaggagcagcacgAGGGTGTCCCAAACAGCGATGAGGGCTACTGGGATTCCACCACCCCTGGTCCCGAGGAAGATAGTTCCACAAGCATCCAGAAGGAAACCCTTCCCAGGGACAGCTACAGTGGGGATGCTCTCTATGACCTTTATGCTGAGCCGGATGAGAACCCACCAGCAGGGCCCACACACGAGGAAGTCCCCAGTGTGCCACGCTCCAAGCCCGTGTCTCCGATAACGACCGTGAGCTCACTGAAAACACCCTCCAGTGCCGCGAAGGACTCCAAGATACCCATCAGCATTAAACACCTTTCCTCGTCGCATCCCGCCAGCCATGGAGCAGATGCCAGTAACAGCCATCACGTTGCACACCATCACCTGGCCAAAAGTGAGATGCACAGAACAAAAATCCCCGTCTCCAAAGTCCTGGTACGCCGAGTCAGTAACAGGGGCGCAGCCGGGTCAGTAACGGGGACAACAGTGAAAACTGCCACGTACCAGGACAGTGCCAAAAAGTAG
- the AMER2 gene encoding APC membrane recruitment protein 2 isoform X2: protein MDSHCDCVEPPAAEQPSGRINKTAFKLFRRRKSGGTMPSIFGVRSRGGEGKGAGKPGMVRSRTHDGLADAVLESSKKEEPGGGDAPSREAQERPAGSLGGTAGSAVAKSHSFFSLLRKNGRQAEGAEPRAGGRQKKGLKGIFSSMRWHRKDKNGKEERGETSDIPSGLIMPGSLTASLECIKEETPKPLSESPSGAGDAGPEPPREKRSGEAPAAAEEPQAGGAEPRASSPPPREEPPAAVRPPEELSRQRPEPAAGEVGTAKDAAITGDIPITTIPPVEPHCDSGQETAAAPDPSSVDPPSEQSIDRICLMFADVTSLKSFDSLTGCGDIIADHEEDVGGGSGVCEKSTPGPSKLGATKKHPTMVAYQGGGEEMASPDQVDDTCLQEFWDMLSQTDETKTQGGGSGGGTKKPEGLKEARGTEGAQNRVVVKRGGLHQIAIHPNHKEEQKSREKEQHEGVPNSDEGYWDSTTPGPEEDSSTSIQKETLPRDSYSGDALYDLYAEPDENPPAGPTHEEVPSVPRSKPVSPITTVSSLKTPSSAAKDSKIPISIKHLSSSHPASHGADASNSHHVAHHHLAKSEMHRTKIPVSKVLVRRVSNRGAAGSVTGTTVKTATYQDSAKK, encoded by the coding sequence ATGGACTCGCACTGCGACTGTGTCGAGCCCCCGGCCGCCGAGCAGCCGTCGGGGAGGATTAACAAAACCGCTTTCAAGCTTTTCAGGAGGAGGAAGTCCGGGGGAACCATGCCGAGCATCTTCGGGGTGCggagcagaggaggggagggtAAGGGCGCCGGCAAGCCGGGGATGGTGAGGAGCCGGACGCACGACGGCTTGGCCGACGCcgtgctggagagcagcaagaAGGAGGAACCGGGCGGCGGCGACGCGCCGAGCCGCGAGGCGCAGGAGCGGCCGGCCGGCAGCCTCGGCGGCACCGCCGGCAGCGCGGTGGCCAAGTCGCACAGCTTCTTCTCGCTGCTGAGGAAGAACGGCAGGCAGGCGGAGGGCGCGGAGCCGCGGGCCGGCGGCAGACAAAAGAAGGGACTGAAGGGGATCTTCAGCAGCATGCGGTGgcacagaaaggacaaaaacggcaaggaggagaggggggaaaCCTCGGACATCCCGTCCGGCCTTATCATGCCGGGGTCCCTGACCGCCAGCCTGGAGTGCATCAAGGAGGAGACACCGAAACCTTTGTCTGAGAGCCCGAGCGGCGCGGGAGACGCCGGGCCGGAGCCGCCGCGGGAGAAGCGCAGCGGCGAGGCGCCCGCCGCGGCCGAGGAGCCCCAAGCGGGCGGCGCGGAGCCGCGGGCCAGCAGCCCCCCGCCCCGGGAGGAGCCGCCCGCCGCCGTGCGGCCACCCGAGGAGCTCAGCCGCCAGCGACCGGAGCCGGCCGCCGGAGAGGTTGGGACTGCGAAGGATGCGGCGATAACAGGTGACATTCCAATAACGACTATCCCCCCTGTTGAACCTCACTGTGATAGCGGTCAAGAGACGGCAGCCGCCCCTGACCCTTCCTCTGTTGATCCACCCTCAGAGCAATCGATTGATCGTATTTGTTTGATGTTTGCTGACGTGACTTCACTGAAAAGCTTTGACTCTCTTACAGGCTGCGGAGATATTATTGCGGACCATGAGGAGGATGTGGGCGGCGGGAGTGGCGTCTGCGAGAAGAGCACCCCCGGGCCCAGCAAGCTGGGTGCCACCAAGAAGCACCCCACCATGGTGGCCTaccagggaggaggggaggagatgGCCAGCCCCGACCAGGTGGATGACACCTGCCTGCAGGAGTTCTGGGATATGCTGTCACAGACAGACGAGACTAAGACGCAAGGAGGAGGAAGCGGAGGAGGGACAAAGAAGCCCGAGGGGTTGAAGGAAGCCCGAGGTACCGAGGGGGCCCAGAATAGGGTGGTGGTGAAACGTGGTGGCCTCCACCAGATTGCCATTCACCCGAACCACAAAGAGGAGcagaagagcagggaaaaggagcagcacgAGGGTGTCCCAAACAGCGATGAGGGCTACTGGGATTCCACCACCCCTGGTCCCGAGGAAGATAGTTCCACAAGCATCCAGAAGGAAACCCTTCCCAGGGACAGCTACAGTGGGGATGCTCTCTATGACCTTTATGCTGAGCCGGATGAGAACCCACCAGCAGGGCCCACACACGAGGAAGTCCCCAGTGTGCCACGCTCCAAGCCCGTGTCTCCGATAACGACCGTGAGCTCACTGAAAACACCCTCCAGTGCCGCGAAGGACTCCAAGATACCCATCAGCATTAAACACCTTTCCTCGTCGCATCCCGCCAGCCATGGAGCAGATGCCAGTAACAGCCATCACGTTGCACACCATCACCTGGCCAAAAGTGAGATGCACAGAACAAAAATCCCCGTCTCCAAAGTCCTGGTACGCCGAGTCAGTAACAGGGGCGCAGCCGGGTCAGTAACGGGGACAACAGTGAAAACTGCCACGTACCAGGACAGTGCCAAAAAGTAG